Proteins co-encoded in one Ruegeria sp. HKCCD4315 genomic window:
- the acs gene encoding acetate--CoA ligase, with protein MTTAAQADAKTYPPSAETVARAHVDAAKYTDMYAASISDPDTFWGEQGKRVDWIKPFSTVKDVNYDFGSVKINWYADGTLNVSANCLDRHLKTRGDQTAIIWEPDDPNDPAQHISYAELHRRTCRMANILESLGVRKGDRVVIYLPMIPEAAYAMLACARIGAIHSIVFAGFSPDALAARVNGCDAKVVITADEAPRGGRKTPLKSNADAALLHCKDSVKCLVVKRTGGQTTWIDGRDFDYNEMALEADDYCAPAEMSAEDPLFILYTSGSTGQPKGVVHTTGGYLVYASMTHEITFDYHEGDVYWCTADVGWVTGHSYIVYGPLANGATTLMFEGVPTFPDASRFWQVCEKHKVNQFYTAPTAIRALMGQGNEFVEKCDLSDLRTLGTVGEPINPEAWNWYNDVVGKGKCPIVDTWWQTETGGHLMTPLPGAHAMKPGSAMKPFFGIEPVVLDPQSGVEIEGNGVEGVLCIKDSWPGQMRTVWGDHERFEKTYFSDYKGYYFTGDGCRRDEDGDYWITGRVDDVINVSGHRMGTAEVESALVAHAAVAEAAVVGYPHEIKGQGIYCYVTLMNDREPSDELLKELRTWVRTEIGPIASPDVIQWAPGLPKTRSGKIMRRILRKIAENDFGSLGDTSTLADPSVVEDLIENRANK; from the coding sequence ATGACTACCGCTGCCCAGGCAGATGCCAAGACATATCCGCCATCCGCAGAAACCGTCGCCCGTGCGCATGTCGATGCTGCAAAATATACCGACATGTACGCAGCCTCGATTAGTGACCCAGACACATTCTGGGGTGAGCAAGGCAAGCGCGTCGACTGGATCAAGCCCTTCTCAACGGTAAAGGATGTCAACTACGACTTCGGTTCAGTCAAGATCAACTGGTATGCCGATGGCACACTAAACGTCTCGGCCAACTGCCTTGACCGTCACCTGAAGACCCGTGGCGATCAAACCGCGATCATCTGGGAGCCGGACGATCCAAATGATCCGGCGCAGCATATTTCATATGCCGAACTACACCGCCGCACCTGCCGGATGGCCAATATCTTGGAATCGCTGGGGGTTCGGAAGGGTGACCGCGTTGTCATCTATCTGCCGATGATCCCCGAGGCCGCCTATGCGATGCTGGCCTGCGCCCGGATCGGTGCCATCCATTCGATTGTTTTCGCAGGCTTCTCGCCCGACGCACTGGCGGCGCGGGTTAATGGCTGTGACGCCAAGGTTGTCATCACTGCTGATGAAGCGCCCCGCGGAGGTCGCAAGACACCGCTGAAATCCAACGCGGATGCGGCCCTGCTGCACTGCAAAGACAGTGTGAAATGTCTGGTAGTCAAGCGCACCGGTGGTCAAACCACCTGGATCGACGGGCGCGACTTTGACTACAACGAAATGGCCCTTGAGGCAGATGACTACTGCGCACCCGCCGAGATGAGCGCCGAAGATCCGCTGTTCATTCTTTATACATCCGGTTCGACCGGACAGCCCAAGGGCGTTGTGCACACCACCGGCGGCTATCTGGTTTATGCCTCGATGACGCATGAGATCACCTTCGATTACCACGAAGGCGACGTGTACTGGTGCACCGCAGACGTCGGCTGGGTCACCGGACACAGCTATATCGTCTATGGCCCGCTGGCCAACGGTGCGACCACGCTGATGTTCGAAGGCGTTCCGACCTTCCCCGATGCCTCGCGCTTTTGGCAGGTCTGTGAAAAACACAAGGTGAACCAGTTCTACACCGCACCAACTGCGATCCGTGCTCTGATGGGTCAAGGCAATGAGTTCGTTGAGAAATGCGACCTCAGCGATCTGCGCACACTGGGCACCGTGGGTGAGCCGATCAACCCCGAAGCCTGGAACTGGTACAATGACGTCGTCGGCAAGGGCAAATGCCCGATCGTTGACACATGGTGGCAAACGGAAACCGGCGGTCACTTGATGACCCCCCTGCCCGGTGCCCATGCAATGAAGCCCGGCTCAGCCATGAAGCCGTTCTTTGGCATTGAGCCCGTAGTTCTGGACCCGCAGTCGGGCGTTGAGATCGAAGGCAACGGCGTCGAAGGTGTTCTGTGCATCAAAGACAGCTGGCCCGGTCAGATGCGCACCGTCTGGGGCGATCATGAACGGTTCGAGAAGACCTATTTCTCGGATTACAAAGGCTACTACTTCACAGGTGACGGCTGCCGTCGCGATGAAGACGGCGATTACTGGATCACAGGGCGCGTAGATGACGTGATCAACGTGTCCGGTCACCGCATGGGCACGGCCGAAGTCGAAAGTGCGCTGGTGGCTCATGCCGCAGTCGCTGAAGCTGCTGTTGTGGGCTATCCTCATGAAATCAAAGGACAAGGCATCTATTGCTATGTCACTTTGATGAATGACCGCGAGCCTTCGGATGAGCTGTTGAAAGAGCTGCGCACCTGGGTCCGCACGGAAATCGGCCCGATTGCCTCGCCAGACGTGATCCAGTGGGCCCCTGGCCTGCCCAAAACACGTTCGGGCAAGATCATGCGCCGTATCCTGCGCAAGATTGCCGAGAACGACTTTGGCAGCCTGGGTGACACGTCGACGCTCGCCGATCCGTCGGTGGTCGAAGACCTGATCGAAAACCGTGCGAACAAGTGA
- a CDS encoding adenylate kinase encodes MDAATLTTPAVLILLGPPGAGKGTQARMLEEKFGLVQLSTGDLLREAVAAGTEAGLAAKAVMEAGDLVSDDIVIAILRDRMAQPDCAKGVILDGFPRTTVQAEALDELLASNNQKINAAISLEVEDAEMVIRISGRYTCAGCGEGYHDTFKKPAEDGKCDKCGHTEFKRRADDNAETVASRLAAYHAQTAPLITYYESHGVLQRTNAMGKIEDIARDLEEIVSGAMK; translated from the coding sequence ATGGACGCTGCCACGCTCACCACTCCCGCCGTTCTGATCCTTCTTGGCCCTCCGGGCGCCGGGAAGGGCACACAGGCGCGAATGCTGGAAGAAAAGTTCGGGCTGGTTCAACTTAGCACCGGCGACCTGCTGCGCGAGGCCGTTGCGGCCGGCACAGAAGCTGGCCTTGCCGCCAAAGCCGTCATGGAAGCGGGCGATCTGGTCAGTGACGACATCGTCATCGCCATCCTGCGTGACCGCATGGCGCAACCAGATTGCGCCAAGGGTGTCATTCTGGACGGCTTTCCGCGCACAACGGTTCAGGCCGAAGCACTGGACGAACTGCTCGCGTCGAACAATCAGAAGATCAACGCCGCGATCAGCCTTGAAGTCGAAGACGCCGAAATGGTGATCCGCATCTCGGGTCGCTACACCTGCGCCGGTTGTGGCGAAGGTTACCACGACACGTTCAAGAAGCCTGCCGAAGACGGCAAATGCGACAAGTGTGGTCACACTGAATTCAAGCGCCGCGCCGATGACAATGCCGAAACCGTGGCGTCACGGTTGGCAGCTTATCACGCGCAGACCGCGCCGCTGATCACCTATTACGAAAGCCATGGCGTGCTGCAACGCACCAATGCCATGGGCAAGATTGAAGACATCGCCCGCGACCTGGAGGAGATCGTCAGCGGCGCGATGAAGTAA
- a CDS encoding DUF4212 domain-containing protein, whose amino-acid sequence MADHSTNSAQASEADKGYWQANLRLIYISLAIWALVSFGFGILLRPLLSGIAVGGTDLGFWFAQQGSILVFLVLIFNYAWRMNKLDAEFGVDEE is encoded by the coding sequence ATGGCGGATCATTCAACAAACTCCGCGCAGGCGTCCGAAGCCGATAAGGGCTATTGGCAAGCAAACCTGCGCCTCATTTACATCAGCCTCGCTATCTGGGCGCTGGTGTCGTTTGGATTCGGCATTCTGCTGCGTCCGTTGCTGTCGGGGATCGCCGTCGGCGGAACCGATCTGGGCTTTTGGTTCGCACAACAGGGATCGATCCTGGTCTTTCTGGTGCTGATCTTCAACTACGCCTGGCGCATGAACAAGCTGGACGCCGAATTCGGCGTAGACGAAGAATAA
- a CDS encoding sodium:solute symporter family protein — protein sequence MDQFTINLLFVGASFALYIGIAIWARAGSTSEFYAAGRGVHPVTNGMATAADWMSAASFISMAGLIAFTGYDNSTFLMGWTGGYVLLALLLAPYLRKFGKYTVSEFIGDRFYSQTARVVAVICLIVASVTYVIGQMTGVGVAFGRFLEVSNTSGLLIGACVVFAYAVFGGMKGVTYTQVAQYCVLITAYTIPAIFISLQLTGTPIPALGLFGDTASGEPLLTKLDAIVTELGFNEYTAHHSNTLNMVLFTLSLMIGTAGLPHVIMRFFTVPKVSDARWSAGWTLVFIALLYLTAPAVGAMARLNITDMMWPNGGIDGGAVSVEEIDTDPRYDWMKTWQKTGLLDWEDKNGDGKIQYYNDKSEAMTAIAEEKGWVGNELTKFNRDILVLANPEIANLPGWVIGLVAAGGLAAALSTAAGLLLAISSAVSHDLVKGAINPQISEKGELLAARIAMAVAIVVATYLGLNPPGFAAQTVALAFGLAAASIFPALMMGIFSTRINNTGAVAGMLAGLVVTLVYIFLHKGWLFIPGTNSFTDADPLLGPIKSTSFGAIGAMINFATAYVVAGMTKETPQEIKDLVESVRIPRGAGAAQNK from the coding sequence ATGGATCAGTTTACCATCAACCTGCTGTTTGTTGGCGCGTCCTTTGCGCTATACATCGGCATCGCGATCTGGGCCCGCGCGGGTTCCACATCAGAATTCTACGCCGCCGGTCGCGGCGTTCACCCGGTCACCAACGGTATGGCGACAGCGGCGGACTGGATGTCTGCGGCCTCGTTCATTTCGATGGCGGGCCTGATTGCCTTTACCGGCTATGACAACTCGACCTTCCTGATGGGTTGGACCGGTGGCTACGTGCTGCTGGCTCTGCTGCTTGCGCCTTACCTGCGTAAGTTCGGCAAATACACCGTCTCGGAATTCATCGGTGATCGTTTCTACAGCCAAACCGCACGCGTCGTTGCGGTGATCTGTCTGATCGTTGCTTCGGTGACCTACGTGATCGGTCAGATGACCGGTGTGGGCGTGGCTTTTGGCCGCTTCCTTGAGGTATCCAACACCTCCGGTCTGCTGATCGGTGCTTGTGTGGTCTTTGCATATGCGGTGTTTGGCGGGATGAAAGGTGTGACCTACACCCAGGTTGCTCAGTACTGCGTGCTGATCACAGCCTACACCATCCCGGCGATCTTCATCTCGCTGCAGCTGACCGGCACGCCGATCCCTGCTCTGGGTCTGTTTGGTGACACCGCCAGCGGTGAGCCCCTGCTGACCAAGCTGGACGCGATCGTGACCGAGCTGGGCTTCAACGAGTACACAGCACACCATTCGAACACGCTGAACATGGTTCTGTTCACGCTGTCGCTGATGATCGGTACCGCCGGTCTGCCGCACGTGATCATGCGCTTCTTCACCGTGCCGAAAGTGTCTGACGCACGTTGGTCGGCTGGCTGGACTCTGGTCTTCATCGCCCTGCTATACCTGACCGCCCCTGCGGTTGGCGCAATGGCGCGTCTGAACATCACCGACATGATGTGGCCCAATGGTGGCATCGACGGTGGCGCTGTTTCGGTCGAGGAAATCGACACCGATCCGCGCTATGACTGGATGAAAACCTGGCAGAAAACCGGTCTTCTGGATTGGGAAGACAAGAACGGTGACGGCAAGATCCAGTACTACAACGACAAGTCCGAAGCCATGACCGCAATCGCGGAAGAAAAAGGCTGGGTTGGAAACGAACTGACCAAGTTCAACCGTGACATCCTGGTTCTGGCCAACCCCGAAATCGCCAACCTGCCGGGTTGGGTGATCGGTCTGGTCGCGGCAGGTGGTCTTGCTGCTGCTCTGTCAACCGCTGCGGGCCTGTTGCTGGCGATCTCGTCGGCTGTGTCCCACGACCTTGTCAAAGGTGCGATCAACCCGCAAATCTCTGAAAAGGGTGAACTGCTGGCTGCACGTATCGCAATGGCCGTAGCCATCGTTGTTGCAACCTACTTGGGTCTGAACCCACCCGGATTTGCGGCGCAAACCGTGGCCCTGGCGTTCGGTCTGGCGGCAGCCTCGATCTTCCCGGCGCTGATGATGGGGATCTTCTCGACCCGCATCAACAACACCGGCGCGGTTGCAGGTATGTTGGCTGGTCTGGTTGTGACCCTGGTCTACATCTTCCTGCACAAGGGCTGGTTGTTCATTCCGGGCACCAACTCGTTCACCGATGCTGACCCGCTGCTGGGTCCGATCAAGTCGACCTCGTTCGGTGCAATCGGTGCGATGATCAACTTTGCGACTGCCTACGTTGTTGCAGGCATGACCAAAGAGACTCCGCAGGAGATCAAGGATCTGGTCGAAAGCGTGCGCATTCCCCGTGGTGCGGGCGCAGCTCAGAACAAATGA
- a CDS encoding putative nucleotidyltransferase substrate binding domain-containing protein yields MPLSHDEIARFLKSVHPYDALPADALDQIVKQIEVWEVEEDASVYELGHKLPGVFVIYEGQVEITDENGAIVSHLGLRNSFGERGLLKDGKAATKARAHTPSVLMVLPPDLVRSLIDNHDVVAKFFDRTRGDRSGPQSLATSSIDVLMAHNPATCPADTSVQDAARIMRDKHISSLCITDGESLQGIATLRDISGKYVADGLPASTPISEIMTANPVTLSPSDIGSDVLHIMMERGIGHIPISEGGRLVGIVTQTDLTHYQAVNSAELVRRIAQADTAEEMARVTEEIPQLLVQLVAGGNRHEIVTRLITDIADTVTRRLLALGEAELGPAPVPYLWLACGSQGRQEQTGVSDQDNCLMLDDSVTDADMAYFTQLAKFVSDGLDVCGYFYCPGDMMATNPRWCQPARVWRDYFKGWIAKPSPEAQMLASVMFDLRPIGGTFELFADLQADTLAAARANSIFVAHMISNSLKHTPPLGLLRGFATIRSGEHRNTLDLKHNGVVPIVDLARIYALQGELPEANTRARLKAAEASGVLSPSGARDLLDAYDLIAETRLEHQVRLVKSGEKPDNYLPPSDLSDFERSHLRDAFVVVKTMQSAVGHGKGMLG; encoded by the coding sequence ATGCCCCTGTCCCATGACGAAATAGCCCGGTTTCTGAAATCCGTTCACCCCTATGACGCGTTGCCTGCCGACGCCCTGGATCAGATCGTCAAACAGATCGAGGTCTGGGAAGTTGAGGAAGACGCCTCAGTCTACGAGCTTGGCCACAAGTTACCCGGGGTGTTCGTGATCTATGAAGGACAGGTCGAAATTACCGATGAGAACGGTGCCATCGTCTCTCATCTGGGTCTGCGCAATTCCTTTGGCGAAAGGGGCTTGCTGAAAGACGGCAAAGCCGCCACCAAAGCCCGCGCGCACACGCCCTCGGTCCTAATGGTTCTGCCACCGGATCTTGTGCGGAGTTTGATCGATAACCATGATGTGGTGGCAAAGTTCTTTGACCGCACACGTGGCGACCGAAGTGGTCCGCAAAGCCTGGCCACTAGTTCGATCGACGTATTAATGGCGCATAACCCGGCCACCTGCCCCGCTGACACGTCAGTTCAGGATGCAGCGCGGATCATGCGCGACAAGCATATCTCGTCGCTCTGCATCACGGACGGTGAAAGTTTGCAGGGCATTGCGACCCTGCGGGACATCTCGGGCAAATACGTTGCAGACGGCCTGCCCGCCTCTACGCCCATTTCTGAAATCATGACCGCAAACCCGGTTACATTGTCGCCCAGCGATATCGGATCGGATGTGCTGCACATCATGATGGAGCGTGGCATCGGCCACATCCCGATTTCCGAAGGTGGTCGGCTCGTCGGGATCGTGACCCAGACCGATCTGACACATTATCAGGCGGTCAACTCGGCAGAGCTGGTACGCCGTATCGCGCAGGCTGATACCGCCGAAGAAATGGCACGCGTGACCGAAGAAATCCCGCAGCTTCTTGTACAACTGGTTGCTGGCGGAAACCGGCACGAAATTGTCACGCGTCTGATCACTGATATCGCGGATACGGTCACGCGCCGCCTGCTGGCACTCGGCGAAGCGGAACTGGGCCCAGCTCCGGTGCCCTATCTGTGGCTTGCATGTGGGTCTCAGGGACGGCAGGAACAAACGGGCGTATCGGATCAGGACAATTGTCTGATGCTGGATGACAGCGTAACCGACGCAGACATGGCCTATTTCACGCAACTGGCCAAATTCGTCTCGGACGGGTTAGACGTTTGCGGGTATTTCTACTGTCCCGGTGATATGATGGCGACCAATCCGCGCTGGTGCCAGCCGGCGCGCGTCTGGCGCGACTATTTCAAGGGCTGGATCGCCAAGCCAAGCCCCGAAGCGCAAATGCTGGCGTCGGTCATGTTCGACCTGCGCCCTATCGGCGGCACGTTTGAGTTGTTTGCCGACCTGCAGGCCGACACTCTGGCAGCGGCCAGAGCAAACTCGATCTTTGTGGCGCACATGATTTCGAACTCGTTGAAACACACGCCCCCTCTGGGTCTGCTGCGCGGATTTGCAACGATCCGCTCGGGCGAACATCGCAACACGCTGGACCTCAAGCACAATGGGGTCGTCCCAATCGTTGATCTGGCACGGATCTACGCACTGCAAGGTGAGTTACCCGAGGCCAACACGCGGGCCCGCCTGAAAGCGGCCGAGGCCAGCGGTGTCCTTAGCCCGTCTGGCGCGCGGGATCTGCTGGACGCATATGACCTGATCGCTGAAACCCGGCTGGAGCATCAGGTTCGGCTGGTCAAATCAGGTGAAAAACCCGACAATTATCTGCCCCCGTCCGATCTTTCGGACTTTGAGCGAAGTCATCTACGCGATGCGTTTGTTGTGGTAAAAACGATGCAATCGGCGGTTGGCCACGGCAAAGGTATGCTGGGCTAA